In Sulfolobales archaeon, the following are encoded in one genomic region:
- a CDS encoding inosine/xanthosine triphosphatase, with amino-acid sequence MRELEYLASIMIRVAVGSGNKVKLAGVLRAFRDLMGSDVEILSTPVETDLSQPVGLDLLIKLSCIRALKSMEKVRADFYVGVEAGFHVLDRDVIINIHVACIMRNDGMRFLGFSQAFEISREIYEGGIRSGELEKYIESVTGLREIGSSIGLVGLATRGRISREDLVYGAVSMALVSMILKERGLEDIKDSLKPFS; translated from the coding sequence TTGAGAGAGCTAGAATACCTGGCGAGTATCATGATCCGAGTGGCAGTAGGTAGTGGCAATAAGGTTAAGCTAGCAGGTGTGCTGAGAGCTTTCAGAGATCTCATGGGATCCGATGTAGAGATTCTGAGCACTCCCGTAGAAACAGATCTTTCTCAGCCTGTAGGCTTGGATCTTCTGATAAAACTCTCGTGCATCAGAGCTTTGAAATCTATGGAGAAAGTTAGAGCAGACTTCTATGTGGGTGTTGAAGCAGGTTTCCACGTGCTAGATAGAGATGTCATCATTAATATTCATGTAGCATGTATTATGAGAAATGATGGTATGAGATTCTTAGGTTTTTCTCAGGCTTTCGAGATCTCTAGAGAGATCTATGAAGGTGGAATTAGATCTGGCGAGCTTGAGAAGTATATTGAGAGTGTCACAGGACTGAGAGAGATAGGATCTAGCATAGGTTTGGTAGGACTTGCTACTAGAGGTAGGATCTCTAGAGAGGATCTAGTGTATGGAGCTGTTTCCATGGCTCTTGTTTCTATGATTCTTAAGGAGAGAGGTTTAGAAGATATAAAAGATTCTCTTAAGCCTTTCAGCTGA